Genomic segment of Sebastes umbrosus isolate fSebUmb1 chromosome 22, fSebUmb1.pri, whole genome shotgun sequence:
AAGACTTGGCCTGAAGCTGCCACCTACTGCAGACGGACATACACAGACCTGGCCAGCATTGCAAACACTGAAGAAATGAACTAACTTATGAACACAGTTTCATCTTCCGGCCACAGCTCTGAAGTCTGGATTGGTCTGTACATGGCAATCGTCTGGAGGTGGTCTGATGGCTACAGAGGGATTGGGTCTCAATACAGGCCCTGGAGACCTACTTCCAGTGAACCAAATTTTATTTCAGGTGATCAGTTCTGTGTGGTCTTTGGAACTGATGGAACGTGGTTTGATTAtttttgtaatgatgaataTCCATTTATCTGTTACAGAGGTGAGGATCTAGCGAGGCATGTTCTGatcttgaaaatgttttattttgaatttcagTATGTGACatttcctcctccccctctccaaCCCTAACTGCAGGAACACAGCTGGATCCTGAATTTGTTGTtgtgaatgaaagaatgaattGGTCCAGTGCTCAGAGGTACTGCAGGGAGAACTACATAGACCTGGCCACTGTGAGGAACGACACTGAGAACCAGGAGATCAAGAGTTTGGTGTGGAGTGGAGGCAGGGCATGGATTGGTCTATTTAGACATCCCAATTTGACTTGGTCTGATGGTAGCAACTACAAATTCAGCTACTGGGATTACTTAAACCCAATTGGCTCATTGGTACATGTATGTGGTGTTGCAGCTTTGCAAGAATCAGGAAAATGGAGGGGTTATAACTGTGAAATGAGATTACCGTTTGTCTGCTACAGCATCACACCTGGTGAGTGATTTACTGTCCTTTTATGGTATCATATAAGTAATATAGACCAGCAAACTAATGCTTCATTTCTCTGTTCATTCTGCAACAGTAAAGAGGCAGGTAGTAAGGCTGAGGATAAAGCCGGAGGACTCCTCTCTGGATCTGAATGACCCTGCTGTGAAAGCAGACATCCTGAAAAAGGCacgtatctatctatctatctatctatctatctatctatctatctatctatctatctatctatctatctatctatccacgTCCTCTCTGGGTTCCCAAGCAAAGTTGATGTCTATTGAAATGGCTACCATTTGTGTTTCCCAGCTCCAGGACAGACTGGAGACGAAAGTATCGGGAGTCACCCTGAAATGGAGAGAGCAGCCTGATGGGAAGGTCTTCTACAAGGAAGGGAAAAGATatcagaagaaagaaagaaaaaagacggAGCTCTGAAATTGAAACCCAACTTTAGCTGTGCTTATAGGCTTATCAGAAACCCATGGTGAGCATGCATTATATGTGCTATAAAATGTAGGGCTACTTGGTACGACGGAGCTAGTACTTCATCATCAATGCCGctgtgtgatgtgttttaattgtAATTCTTAGTCCAAAATAAATACCGGGTATGTATGAGGAGTTGTTTTGGCTTCAAGTTTCTTATTTGACTCGGTagaattatttcaaaataaaagttgattTCATATGTGTGTCTATATTGAATAGGAACAACACTTTAACAAGCTAATATAATATAGCACAGCAATTACAATAACATAACCGTAACACTGCTAATTTTACTTAAAGCTTGGGTAGGTAATattggagaaaccagcaagagtacactagtgCACAGGCACAGTGCACGCAGGTATGTAGACAGGCAGGAAATGactggacgggcttattacagtcctgcgaaaGCCATAGATAcaagacttttttctcttttttttttgtcagagcatttgatttattgattactgtCGGGATGAAACGAGAATTTCAGCAAAACATaccaaaaatgtttctaaaatacattacccaccctttaagtaaaggatatGAATACTTCCAGCACTGACACGcttgcacacatgcacgcacgcacgcacgtgaCAGCGAGTGAAAGTGAACTTTTTCACAGAATTCAAGTGGAAGTGTGTTTGCTTAATTTGCTCAACAATCAGTTACGGTGTTGAAAGAGTATAATGTTTGAAGATACTATGAAACTAAACATCCGTCCCACACTTTGTACACCGGCACATGGGGTTGTCTGGTCTAGAAACACTGATTTTCTTGCAGTGTAACTGGTTGAAAAATACGCATTTACTATTGTTTGGCCCATGAATCcttatatttttctgtatatAGCCCACAATCCAAAAAGTTTGGCAACCCCTGCTCTACATGGAGGTGGCAAGTACAAAGAAAATAACAACATTTCTCTAAGTTTCCctgctttttctttatttttcccaGCTTTTCTGCAGTAAAAATTGTAGTAGTCATCGTCAATGACATTCAAATTTCAGTCAATACTCGCTAAAATTAAAAACTAGGTCTTGGCCccgaaaacaaaaaatatttgtgcaaaagatatttaaattaGGTACCGTCTGAATGTCACAGTCACAACTCTTACACTACACTTAAGCTAGCTTGTGCTCTCATTTCACTACCGCATTAAAAATTCAAGACgctgttgcaaaaaaaaattcaaccaTTGTTAAATATAGCGGAGGCTGAAGCTCCCAGACATATGACTTTAAAGTGCTTCTGTTCACACCGAAGAGATTACATGGGCTTACACCGACATATTATCTGACCTCATTGTTCCCTTTGTATCCTCGCGTGCCCTCAGATTGCTGTCTGCTGGTTACCTGACTGACACAAGTGAAAATCAGCAGGAGAGTGTTTTCCAACCAAGATTCTCCATCTCTGGAATTGACTCTCCCTTGTGTGATTAGGGAAGCAAATTCTGCAGAAGCTTTAAAATCCAGACGCCCAATTTATCTATTTTCACTTCCTGGCAGGGGAGTTTTACAGTTTCTTTTTCTACCTCAGCTCAGAGTCAGACAGCATTAATATAAAAAACCTACTGTTGGGAGCCCAGTAAGGGCTGGCTTCTGGTTACTGCATCTCCACTATTATGTGAGTGTGCACGTGGCtgaatgtatttgtgtgtgtgtggtgcgcTGCTTATCTTTTTTAGGCCTGACACAATTGTACTGGCAGTGAATACAGATGCTCCAGATACTGTATCCACACCTGTATCCAAAGTCATATCTCTTTGTCAtgacatgttttctttattttaaacatgtatGTTTTCTTATTACATTGTCCAAGTGACTGTCCATTTTATGGTTTTAACCTTTTACCTACTGAAAAAAAGGCTATGGAGATTTGTCAGATGAAAAAGGGAGTCTCTTATTTTCTATATTAGGACATGTTGGAGCAACGCTGtatcctaaaaattacattttatgttaGTGCTGTCAGCCGATAAAAATATGTGATCGCGATAAATGGTATGATTGCCCATAGTCAATCGCAAATTCATCGCACtattttgttcaaaatgtacctttaaggtaaatttgtcaacatgggagtgggcaaatatgtggctttatacaaatgtatgtatatatttattattggaaatcaattaacaacacaaaacaatgacaaatattgtccagaaaccctcacaggtactgcatttagcataaaaatatgctcaaatcataacatggcaaactcaaacccaacaggcaacaacagctgtcagtgtgtcagtgtgctgacttgactatgacttgccccaaactgcatgtgattatcataaagtgggcatgtctgtaaaggggagactcgtgggtacccatagaacccattttcattccctt
This window contains:
- the LOC119482169 gene encoding lymphocyte antigen 75-like, translated to MKELGSHIETHSPQIIMMMERILLGVLSLSGWLIPSICLHRQYHYVADLKTWPEAATYCRRTYTDLASINTVSSSGHSSEVWIGLYMAIVWRWSDGYRGIGSQYRPWRPTSSEPNFISGDQFCVVFGTDGTWFDYFCNDEYPFICYRGTQLDPEFVVVNERMNWSSAQRYCRENYIDLATVRNDTENQEIKSLVWSGGRAWIGLFRHPNLTWSDGSNYKFSYWDYLNPIGSLVHVCGVAALQESGKWRGYNCEMRLPFVCYSITPGE